The genomic region GGTTGTTAGACTAGCCACTAACAACCCCACGATAAGACAGCTGGAGAAAAACGTTGCAAAAACGATGCTTCTCGTTTTCAAACTCATGACTGCAGATTGtgatttctattttctttataTTTCTCTAGGAGTATTTCTCTGTCAGTCGTCCACTTGTTCTTGCAGTACTTTTCAAGATTGCAATTATCAAAAGTAAAATAGTTTCACTCAGTCCTTTAAAAGGGATTTCGACGTTGCTGTTCCATTACAGTGTATGGCAGCCTTTCTGACGCCTAAAACAAAAGAAGGCCAAAATGGATTATAAATTAGTTTACCATATGACGCTGacaatggaagaaaatgatgaaaaactcTTTTCTCTCCGAAGCACGTCGGAACAACAACCAACAAGCAGGCTTCAGGCAAAGAACGTTCTTACGGTAGTAAACACACGTTTGCCTCAAACATATCAATAACATGGAAACCATAATTCGAAGTCCATTTCGTTGCACCGATAGTTTAGATTCATCATTCATATTTATCATAAAGCTGTCAATGAGTAGAAAGCGGCCGAATATGGTAAAATCGCTGATCGTAAGATGGTGATCATCACACGTCTATCAAAATAACAGCAAAAGGGTTATTTAATAAAGGCACTTCTCACTTCACGATCATTAAGGTGTTGCACAAAGTATACAGAATTCGTTTGGTATGTACTTTCACGCATTagttgagttaactgaaaactATCGTGGTACGATGAGGTTTTTCCTTATATGAACATCGATAATAGAACATCTACGAGGTAGAATGTTTAATTGAATCACTCTTTCTCAAACTAGccagaagaaataaacaatgaaTAAAGTAATCACCGCATTCTAAATGTAGTTTCCAACTATTAGCTAAGATTCTTACAATGCGACCTGAGTGCGTAAACGTTTGATGATTAACATCAATAAGATCCCTTTTTGTACACAATTCAATAGaaagtttcacttttttcaataCCTCTACGTTGCTGGTCGATCGCGCAGTGATCTTCTGTTGAAGTCGAGAGAAAGATTTTTTGCTGATGAGCTGAAGAAGTCACTTCTCATTCCGATTTTGCCACTAGTGAGATGAAGTGTCAAGCCTGAGCTTACCCAAGATTGCTATATGTATGATATGCCAATCGCTCTTTTTCTTCGATGATCGAAGCATTTTATGAGCATGAGACCTTGTCTGGTTTTTGCAGAGATAAAGaatgtatttttaacaaaataaggAGATACAAGCCAATCAAATCTAATCACAATTTGTTCACTGATCTCGAAAAACACCTGTCGAAGACTGTGAATGATTTGTCGATCAGATTAACGCTCACTACTTTAAACTAATGTACTTTAAAAGTTCGTGtttgaaagcattttttttatttctgcaaAACGTCAAAATTGAATTCAACTGTCCAATACGTCATAAACATACTCAcgagaaaaaatattgaaaactgtTCGAGGCTGGATGTTTTGGTCCAAACTAAAAGCAAGTGTATAGCTAAAAGTTTTCCTAATTCGTGTAACTACCAGTGTTAAATAATGTCGAAGGAAACGGTATTCAAGGTTCCAACCATAGATCCAAAGGTGTTACAGAAATCCCGGAAGTCAGATCTACCTCGTACTGCAACGACGGTAAACATTCCGCTACCGTCCAAAGACGACGCTAGCAGCGGAGAATCGTTTGAAGAAGACGTTCCGCTAATACCCCCGGTGCCGTACAAAGAACCGACGTGGTCAGACAAATGTGACCAACAGCGGAACtattgcttcgaagtcgaAAAAAACGGTGTTATCATAGAGGAAATTAAACGTCTGCAGTGCAAACCTTTCTGGTTGTTTGGCCGCTTGCCGAACTGTGATATCAACATAACCCATCCCACATCGTCTCGGTATCATGCAGTTCTACAGTACCGTCCATCGTCGGCACAAGTTGTCTCAGGATCGCATTCGTCAGATGAAGACGAACCtgtggaagaaaagaaaagttcaaAGCACGGTAAAACTGTATCGATTGAAGGCGGATGGTACCTATACGACCTGAACAGTACACACGGTACATTTTTAAACAAGCAGCAAATACTTCCCCGGACATACGTTCGCGTACGTGTCGGATATATGATCAAATTAGGATCCAGCTCAAGAACCTACATCCTTCAAGGGCCGTCGGACGACGAAGATGCACCAACCGCACTAACAATAACTGAGCTGAAGGAACAGGCCAGAAAGCAACAAGAGCTTCGTAAGGAGATGGCAGAAAtcgaacggaaggaaaaggaacgTATAGAGAAGCTGAAAGAATCGGAAGGCATTACCTGGGGTATGGCGGAAGATGCGGACGAGGCGACGGACCTCACGGAAAACCCGTACGCTACTTCGAACAACGAGGAGCTATTTTTGGACGATCCCAAAAAAACATTGCGAGGATATTTCGAGCGGGAAGGCCACGATTTGGAATATAAAGTAGACGAGGTTTCCTCCGGAACGTACCGCTGCAAGGTGGAACTTCCGATAGATGATGATAACGGACGGCCGATTGTAGCCGAGGTAACGCATaagggcaagaaaaaagaggtTGTTTTGCAGTGCGCATTGGAGTCTTGCCGAATACTGGATCGTCACGGATTGTTGCGACAAGCAAACCACGGTAAGTGATTAGAGTCCCCGATCATTAGTGATAACATACCCTTATGAAAATGTTGCCTTTCGTCATGCAGCCCCACGCCGTAAGCATCGTAAGCAGTCTGAttcagatgatgatgacgattttCTTGATCGAACTGGAGCAGTGGAAAAACGCCGGGAAAGGAAGCAGACCAGAGAGAACCCTCAACTTCGAACTTATACAGATTTGGTATGTTTACTAATAGTATTAATGaattattcttgtttttttcacatttataaaaattatattattcCTAGAATTTAACATTGTTCTACtaattttacctttttcttcaGATTCATGAGGAAGCACGCATTTTGGAACGTCTGGAGTTCATTGAAAACAAGATTCAGAACAGTCAGGTATTGAAGAAGGACATTCATTTGCCTGAGAATGTTGACGATGTGGATAAATTTTTGGAGAAACTATCGAAGGTATCTCCAAATGACAAATTCGCGATC from Anopheles coustani chromosome 3, idAnoCousDA_361_x.2, whole genome shotgun sequence harbors:
- the LOC131271413 gene encoding kanadaptin isoform X1, whose translation is MSKETVFKVPTIDPKVLQKSRKSDLPRTATTVNIPLPSKDDASSGESFEEDVPLIPPVPYKEPTWSDKCDQQRNYCFEVEKNGVIIEEIKRLQCKPFWLFGRLPNCDINITHPTSSRYHAVLQYRPSSAQVVSGSHSSDEDEPVEEKKSSKHGKTVSIEGGWYLYDLNSTHGTFLNKQQILPRTYVRVRVGYMIKLGSSSRTYILQGPSDDEDAPTALTITELKEQARKQQELRKEMAEIERKEKERIEKLKESEGITWGMAEDADEATDLTENPYATSNNEELFLDDPKKTLRGYFEREGHDLEYKVDEVSSGTYRCKVELPIDDDNGRPIVAEVTHKGKKKEVVLQCALESCRILDRHGLLRQANHAPRRKHRKQSDSDDDDDFLDRTGAVEKRRERKQTRENPQLRTYTDLIHEEARILERLEFIENKIQNSQVLKKDIHLPENVDDVDKFLEKLSKVSPNDKFAIKRLRLEQTELRADLETVKKLINAVKPVDLESIGKERKDEVAKQKLMPLFGKRNKLSKTFGIRESTITAEKDNDIEIKMCADNESQPSTSSKEGKHVPSKISPKAATGDCSVQTQRKRSIEVSAKEGSSSKGNEKCTETTGNYEQDNGKKKRRHRLRDNKPRDNVDYDDTMEMASDEKNVEWVPPSGQTGDGRTSLNEKYGY
- the LOC131271413 gene encoding kanadaptin isoform X2 gives rise to the protein MVPIRPEQYTRYIFKQAANTSPDIRSRPSDDEDAPTALTITELKEQARKQQELRKEMAEIERKEKERIEKLKESEGITWGMAEDADEATDLTENPYATSNNEELFLDDPKKTLRGYFEREGHDLEYKVDEVSSGTYRCKVELPIDDDNGRPIVAEVTHKGKKKEVVLQCALESCRILDRHGLLRQANHAPRRKHRKQSDSDDDDDFLDRTGAVEKRRERKQTRENPQLRTYTDLIHEEARILERLEFIENKIQNSQVLKKDIHLPENVDDVDKFLEKLSKVSPNDKFAIKRLRLEQTELRADLETVKKLINAVKPVDLESIGKERKDEVAKQKLMPLFGKRNKLSKTFGIRESTITAEKDNDIEIKMCADNESQPSTSSKEGKHVPSKISPKAATGDCSVQTQRKRSIEVSAKEGSSSKGNEKCTETTGNYEQDNGKKKRRHRLRDNKPRDNVDYDDTMEMASDEKNVEWVPPSGQTGDGRTSLNEKYGY